The Arachis ipaensis cultivar K30076 chromosome B03, Araip1.1, whole genome shotgun sequence region catcatcaaatccAGAAACACCATTGGCTGACAAAACTGGTGTGGACTCTCCCGTTTGCCCACAAGGAACAAAAAAGAGCAAGAGAAAAGGTAATAAAAAAGCACAAATGTCTGAAGAGCTTGGCAAAAGAAAATCATCAGTTATTAAGAAATTATCTCTCATGGATGATATTAAGAATGTTAGAGAAAAGGAACtaatgaataagaaaaaagaaagagaaatggaTATGCAAATACTTAATGTTGATACATCTACAATGAGTGAAAAACGACGAGCGCTTCATGAGATTGCATGTGAGAAAATAATCAATAAGTAGTTTACTTAATGGTTCCTTGTATTCGTAGAGTTAAGtagtatgttttatttttattgcatatTACTGGTATGTGATGTAGTCTGTTTTATTCATTTGTGATGTAACTTTTCAAATTAGTCAATATTATTGTGCCGTTAATGTTTAAGAAAGTGACCATTGCAAAACTAGTTGTTTTAAACTTAGACAAAAACAAACTAGCCGTTAAGTAGCCACTGCGTGCAAAACTAGCCGTTTTAAACTTAGACAAGAAAAAACTAGTCGTTAAAGTAgccgttgcaaaactagccgttGAGAAGTAGCTACTTGTTGTGGACATATTTATAAATATCACCTATCAATGATTCAACAATTCCATTTCAACTCTAGTTTCTCATCTCAAAAGAATACTAAAAAATACATTTCAAGATATGGCTAGAAATTTtgatgatatgtttaatgaggctttgtatggtaAAAGAAGATGGCGAGATAATACACTCATGGATAATTGGATCTATGAGTGTTTATTCGATTATTCAGAAGAAGATATCGATAGAAGCTCTATCCCAAATCCTCGTAGATGGATCAACAAAGATCGAGAAGCAGGACATGATCGCCTTTTTCAAGATTACTTTGCAGATGAGCCGATGTATAATGCTGACATTTTCTAGTAGACGCTCTCTCAAATGTCTATCCATATTTCCAACAGAGGGTCGGTGAAACTGGAAAAAGAGGCCTGTCACCACTCCAAAAATGAGATACAGATATTAGCATATGGCGTAGCAGCTGATGCTGTTGATTATTATGTGCGCATAGGCGAGAGAACTACATTTAAATTCTTGGAAAAATTTGTTGAAGGTGTCATTTCGGTGTTCGAGGATGAATACTTgcgaaaatcaaattcaaatgatGTACGACACCTGCTACA contains the following coding sequences:
- the LOC107633496 gene encoding uncharacterized protein LOC107633496 yields the protein MLRLEKKWRSQLPTQSGGSKRTKVSATGAYSSSSNPETPLADKTGVDSPVCPQGTKKSKRKGNKKAQMSEELGKRKSSVIKKLSLMDDIKNVREKELMNKKKEREMDMQILNVDTSTMSEKRRALHEIACEKIINK
- the LOC107633497 gene encoding uncharacterized protein LOC107633497 — its product is MARNFDDMFNEALYGKRRWRDNTLMDNWIYECLFDYSEEDIDRSSIPNPRRWINKDREAGHDRLFQDYFADEPIGSVKLEKEACHHSKNEIQILAYGVAADAVDYYVRIGERTTFKFLEKFVEGVISVFEDEYLRKSNSNDVRHLLQMVEGCGFPGMLDHSPVFVDILNDRAPEVNYTINGNNYTMGYYLAYGIYSEWATFVKSISKPQGEKRKLFAQY